In one window of Candidatus Sulfuricurvum sp. RIFRC-1 DNA:
- the ilvA gene encoding threonine ammonia-lyase, whose product MVDLETIYQAHERIRGTVVETPFAYAPRLSEECGIEIYLKNENLQVTGAFKIRGAYNKIASLSEAERSCGVIAASAGNHAQGVAMAAQMFEAKALIVMPESTPLTKINGVRYYGAEVILAGSNYDEAYAYAAAYGREHGMVFVHPFTDEAVMAGQGTIALEMIDSMNDLDAVLIPVGGGGLISGMASAFKALSPKTEVIGVSAVGAPAMRDSFDAKRAIDSTSVRTIADGIAVRDTSEVTLGHILECVDRMVSVDDEEIANAILFLLERQKLVVEGAGAVGVAAVLHAHLSDLQGKKIGIVLSGGNMDVTLLSIIIEKGLIKSGRKMKLTVTLVDKPGALMKLTEMLQGLNANIVHIDYDRTSTTLAYGDANVMIHLETKGKEHQSQIRALLKEHRYLSSEEH is encoded by the coding sequence TTGGTTGATTTAGAAACAATATATCAAGCGCATGAGCGTATTCGCGGGACGGTCGTTGAGACACCGTTCGCGTATGCTCCGAGACTGAGTGAAGAGTGCGGGATCGAGATTTATCTCAAAAATGAGAATCTCCAAGTGACCGGAGCTTTTAAAATCCGTGGTGCTTACAATAAAATAGCCTCTTTAAGTGAGGCAGAACGCTCATGCGGTGTTATCGCTGCAAGTGCGGGTAACCATGCGCAGGGTGTTGCTATGGCTGCACAGATGTTTGAGGCTAAAGCGCTGATTGTAATGCCCGAATCGACCCCTTTGACCAAAATTAACGGAGTACGCTATTACGGTGCAGAGGTTATTTTGGCCGGAAGCAATTACGATGAAGCCTATGCCTATGCAGCGGCTTATGGACGTGAACATGGCATGGTTTTCGTCCATCCGTTTACGGATGAAGCGGTTATGGCGGGACAGGGAACTATCGCGCTTGAGATGATTGATTCGATGAATGATCTTGATGCAGTTTTGATCCCTGTCGGCGGTGGCGGTTTGATTTCCGGGATGGCTTCTGCCTTTAAAGCTCTCTCCCCTAAAACAGAAGTGATCGGTGTAAGTGCTGTGGGTGCTCCGGCTATGAGAGACTCTTTTGATGCAAAGCGAGCGATTGACAGCACTTCGGTACGAACGATTGCGGATGGTATTGCGGTTCGAGATACCTCTGAAGTGACATTAGGGCATATTTTAGAGTGCGTTGATCGCATGGTGAGTGTCGATGATGAAGAGATCGCTAATGCGATTTTATTTTTATTAGAGCGTCAGAAACTCGTTGTTGAGGGTGCAGGTGCAGTGGGTGTTGCTGCAGTTTTACACGCTCATCTGAGTGATCTTCAAGGTAAAAAGATTGGTATTGTTCTCAGCGGCGGAAATATGGATGTGACGCTTCTTTCGATCATTATCGAAAAAGGGCTTATTAAATCGGGACGTAAAATGAAACTTACCGTCACGTTGGTTGATAAACCGGGAGCATTGATGAAACTTACCGAGATGCTCCAAGGACTCAATGCCAATATCGTTCATATTGATTATGATCGTACCTCTACGACACTGGCGTATGGGGATGCCAATGTGATGATTCATTTGGAGACAAAAGGGAAAGAACACCAATCTCAGATTCGTGCATTACTCAAAGAACACCGCTATCTAAGCAGTGAAGAACACTAA
- a CDS encoding CoA-binding protein: MECEFPSVNASYEEIKSILSDVKTIAVLGLSPDSSKDSYRVAEYLKSVGYTIIPVYPKEEMILGERVYRSLSEIPCTVDMVNIFRKADALDAIADVCILRGDVKVFWAQKGIVNNEAAEKAERNGIRVVQNHCSMVEHRNINA; this comes from the coding sequence ATGGAGTGTGAATTCCCGAGCGTCAATGCATCATACGAAGAGATTAAATCTATTTTATCTGATGTAAAAACCATAGCGGTTTTAGGACTCTCTCCCGATTCAAGCAAAGACAGCTACCGTGTTGCTGAATATCTCAAAAGCGTCGGATACACCATTATTCCCGTTTATCCGAAAGAAGAGATGATTTTAGGGGAAAGAGTATATCGTTCGCTTTCCGAAATCCCTTGTACGGTCGATATGGTTAATATCTTTCGTAAAGCTGATGCTCTGGATGCCATTGCCGATGTGTGTATTTTGCGCGGTGATGTAAAAGTATTTTGGGCACAAAAAGGGATCGTGAACAATGAAGCGGCAGAAAAAGCAGAACGTAACGGTATACGAGTCGTCCAAAATCATTGCTCGATGGTTGAACATCGAAATATTAACGCTTAA
- a CDS encoding citrate synthase, which yields MDTVTLTDNRTGKSYEFAVLPSTLGPDVIDVRNLYKEMGMFTYDPGFTSTASCTSAITYIDGEQGELRYRGYDISDLAMKKSYLDVAYLLLIGKLPNEKERAEFDIELRKRSFIHEGLKRLFDAFPDKAHPMAMMSSAVSALSTFYFEHLNVDNDDEAQIMARRIIAKIPTLAAFTHRRMFGIPYIYPDIERPFTENFLYMMRAYPGENLEIRDVEIKALDTIFTLHADHEQNASTSTVRAVASTGAHPYAALSAGINALWGRAHGGANESVIAQLEYIGNVDNVDAFIERAKDPNDEFKLMGFGHRVYKNFDPRAKILKHLLDQLKDELGVNNDLLQIAEKIEQIALNDEYFIKRKLYPNIDFYSGLILTALKIPKSMFTIIFVIGRSVGWITQWIELKKDPEMKIARPRQRYIGEVKKGI from the coding sequence ATGGATACCGTTACCCTCACGGATAATCGCACGGGGAAAAGTTATGAATTCGCCGTTTTACCTTCAACACTTGGGCCGGATGTTATTGATGTTCGTAATCTCTACAAAGAGATGGGGATGTTTACCTACGATCCCGGATTTACCTCTACGGCGAGTTGCACCTCTGCGATCACCTACATCGACGGTGAGCAGGGAGAATTACGGTATCGCGGGTATGATATCAGCGATCTGGCGATGAAAAAGAGCTATTTGGATGTTGCCTATCTCTTGTTAATAGGGAAACTTCCGAATGAAAAAGAGCGGGCAGAGTTTGATATTGAGTTGCGAAAACGCTCGTTTATCCATGAGGGATTAAAGCGTCTGTTTGATGCATTTCCCGATAAAGCCCATCCGATGGCGATGATGTCTTCCGCAGTTTCGGCACTCTCTACGTTTTATTTCGAACACCTCAATGTTGATAACGACGACGAAGCGCAGATAATGGCACGACGTATCATTGCCAAAATACCGACATTAGCCGCTTTTACCCATAGACGCATGTTTGGAATACCCTATATCTATCCCGATATTGAACGTCCGTTTACCGAAAATTTTCTCTACATGATGCGTGCTTATCCGGGGGAAAATTTAGAGATACGCGATGTTGAGATCAAAGCACTCGATACCATATTTACGCTCCACGCAGATCATGAACAAAACGCTTCCACATCGACAGTACGAGCTGTGGCATCGACGGGAGCACACCCGTATGCGGCATTGTCAGCCGGAATCAATGCATTGTGGGGGAGGGCGCACGGAGGTGCGAATGAATCGGTGATCGCTCAGCTCGAATACATCGGAAACGTCGATAATGTGGATGCTTTTATCGAGCGAGCGAAAGATCCGAATGATGAGTTTAAATTGATGGGATTCGGGCATAGGGTTTATAAAAATTTTGATCCACGTGCGAAAATCCTCAAACATCTCCTTGATCAGCTTAAAGATGAACTGGGCGTTAACAATGATCTTCTGCAAATTGCCGAGAAAATCGAACAAATAGCTCTCAATGATGAGTATTTTATTAAGCGCAAACTTTACCCCAATATCGATTTTTACTCAGGTCTCATTTTAACGGCACTGAAAATTCCGAAATCGATGTTTACGATCATCTTTGTCATCGGTCGATCTGTCGGATGGATCACCCAATGGATTGAGCTGAAAAAAGACCCGGAGATGAAGATAGCCCGTCCAAGACAACGCTATATCGGAGAAGTCAAAAAAGGAATTTAG
- a CDS encoding diguanylate cyclase, which produces MDLKNKNLIIFFSLLLIAGYAIIGVALYEYTHKYAEDQNKKKLDQLLLNQQALHRYLEDDLKPVIYKLKEENKLYKEFFDPKVLSFTYIAHGVHQQLNTLRDEHNITRIYYKLATDNPRNSLNQASPDEHKLLQYFRSNPSVKEYSSILHENNHNYIYYAMPIDPSKDSCMKCHSTPDKAPIELIEQYGNMAGFGERVGNIRAMISLKMPFDDELSEANRIFYLIMGILTLFLLSLFTIVLYFMRRLDHKQQIIEEKNKTLSILAELDGLTNIYNRRSFDTDLIARIGNPSLTLIIFDIDYFKTINDTYGHQIGDDILKSLTSLIRSNLREEDQFYRIGGEEFAILTHKQNIEDAKQLVSRLLQKVSEYDFNLSQPVHISAGIAMQSGNDTPLGLFKRSDDALYRAKEEGRNCYRVG; this is translated from the coding sequence ATGGATTTAAAAAATAAGAATCTTATTATCTTTTTCTCGCTGTTGCTAATCGCCGGTTATGCGATTATAGGAGTAGCACTCTATGAATACACTCACAAATATGCAGAAGATCAAAATAAGAAAAAATTGGATCAATTGCTACTGAATCAACAAGCATTGCATAGGTATCTCGAAGATGACCTAAAGCCGGTTATCTATAAACTGAAAGAAGAAAACAAACTCTATAAGGAGTTTTTCGATCCAAAAGTCTTATCCTTCACCTATATAGCGCATGGGGTTCATCAACAGCTCAATACACTTAGAGACGAACATAACATTACCCGAATCTACTACAAATTAGCGACAGACAATCCTCGAAATTCACTCAATCAAGCTTCTCCTGACGAACATAAATTACTCCAATATTTTCGTTCCAACCCCAGCGTTAAAGAATACAGCTCGATTCTTCATGAAAATAATCATAACTATATCTATTATGCCATGCCCATAGACCCGAGCAAAGATTCATGCATGAAATGCCACTCTACCCCCGATAAGGCTCCGATTGAATTGATTGAACAATATGGAAATATGGCGGGATTCGGAGAGAGAGTGGGAAATATTCGGGCCATGATTTCGTTGAAAATGCCTTTTGATGATGAACTATCAGAAGCAAACCGAATTTTTTATTTGATTATGGGAATATTGACTCTATTTTTACTGAGTCTTTTCACTATTGTGCTCTATTTTATGCGACGGCTTGATCATAAGCAACAAATTATTGAGGAAAAAAATAAAACCCTTTCGATTCTCGCTGAACTTGATGGATTGACCAACATCTATAATCGACGAAGCTTCGATACGGATCTGATTGCTCGTATCGGAAACCCTTCATTAACATTGATAATCTTTGATATAGACTATTTCAAAACGATTAATGATACGTATGGACACCAAATTGGAGATGATATCCTTAAAAGTTTAACATCACTGATCCGTTCCAATCTGCGGGAAGAGGATCAATTCTACCGCATCGGCGGTGAAGAGTTTGCTATTTTGACTCATAAACAAAATATCGAAGATGCGAAACAATTGGTTTCAAGACTCTTGCAAAAAGTATCCGAATATGATTTTAACCTTTCACAACCGGTTCATATCAGTGCCGGAATTGCAATGCAATCAGGTAATGATACACCGCTGGGTCTTTTTAAACGTTCCGATGATGCTCTCTATCGGGCAAAAGAAGAAGGGAGAAATTGTTATCGAGTCGGGTGA
- a CDS encoding sensor domain-containing diguanylate cyclase, giving the protein MKIINLQIQSEHLKLLFESSKIGVVSSLLLGLVLMYAERNIDNSQMVIIWFIFLFLISLIRIAIITAYQNTPETNAVITRQRLINLRIATLVSAIIWGSIGALLFSSSDFDHLIFLLIIIAGLTAGNTLSNASDLPSNIGFSLLTLLPITICLLLDQSRLSSNIGIALLLYFGFLVFLARSINTSMSQSFVLQQKAIASEQEAKLSEERYRLILQHTPAGILHYNRELVITYCNDHFAQLLKAPKESLIGLDMNTLKDQRILPALSEAIEGKDGSYEGEYLTTLSNTLLWLILFYAPLRDANGSIEGGIAIIEDITERKRSEEETKNLLNNLRQAEKIAHLGNWHFDISSNTLEWSDEIFNIFELDKATFNPTYDAFLNVIHPDDREKVANAYERSLTTKEKYEIIHRLLMRDGKIKYVSEQCETKFDSDGQPLYSLGTVQDITQQMHYQIRLENSENTLKYLLKMSPIAVRIAKNEGQEVIFANEAYARLIQADVSDVLGKNPKNYYADQEKYHEIVSQIKNNEIIYNQLVELSVNNETIWVLASYMPIEFEGISCVLGWFYDITKEKNLQTKLMEHSQRLEYLAHYDALTGLPNRILESDRLYQGMIQTLRRGKQLAVLYLDLDGFKAVNDNYGHPVGDQLLIALSARMKQSLREGDTLSRLGGDEFVAILVDLDDMSAALPIIGRLLEAASQPIHLGDLVIQVSASIGVTFFPQDDEVNGDQLIRQADQAMYVAKQSGKNRYHVFDSKQDQAILTLE; this is encoded by the coding sequence ATGAAAATCATTAATCTTCAAATACAAAGTGAACATTTGAAACTCTTGTTCGAAAGCAGTAAGATAGGTGTCGTTTCCAGTCTTTTATTGGGATTGGTATTGATGTATGCTGAACGAAATATTGATAATTCTCAAATGGTCATAATTTGGTTTATTTTCCTCTTCCTTATATCACTTATACGTATAGCCATTATTACCGCATATCAGAACACTCCCGAAACGAATGCTGTAATTACCCGACAACGTCTGATAAATTTACGTATCGCTACACTTGTATCCGCTATTATTTGGGGCTCGATTGGTGCTTTACTCTTTTCTTCAAGTGATTTTGATCATTTAATTTTCTTGCTTATAATTATTGCCGGTTTGACAGCAGGAAATACCCTTTCAAATGCTTCTGATCTTCCCAGCAATATTGGTTTTTCTCTTTTAACATTGTTGCCCATCACGATTTGTTTACTTCTAGATCAAAGCAGGCTATCTTCCAATATAGGAATTGCACTGCTGCTTTATTTTGGTTTTCTGGTTTTTCTTGCCCGTTCTATTAATACGAGTATGAGCCAAAGCTTTGTTTTGCAACAAAAAGCCATAGCAAGCGAACAAGAAGCAAAGCTCAGTGAGGAACGTTATCGTCTTATTCTCCAACATACACCCGCCGGCATACTTCATTATAATAGAGAGCTTGTAATTACCTACTGCAATGACCACTTCGCTCAGCTTTTAAAAGCGCCGAAAGAGAGTCTTATCGGTCTTGATATGAACACGTTGAAAGATCAGCGCATATTACCCGCATTAAGTGAAGCCATTGAGGGAAAAGACGGATCCTATGAAGGAGAATATCTAACAACACTCAGCAATACACTGCTCTGGCTAATCCTGTTCTATGCACCTTTGCGTGATGCCAATGGTTCTATCGAAGGCGGAATTGCAATTATTGAAGATATTACCGAGCGTAAAAGAAGTGAAGAAGAAACTAAAAATCTGTTAAATAACCTAAGACAAGCCGAAAAAATTGCTCATCTTGGCAATTGGCATTTTGACATATCCAGTAATACGTTGGAATGGTCCGATGAAATTTTTAATATTTTTGAACTTGATAAAGCGACCTTTAACCCTACCTACGATGCATTTTTGAATGTTATACATCCTGATGACCGTGAGAAAGTTGCAAATGCCTATGAACGATCTCTAACAACAAAAGAAAAATACGAAATTATCCATAGACTTCTAATGCGCGATGGAAAAATTAAATATGTGAGTGAACAATGTGAAACCAAATTTGATTCAGACGGACAGCCTCTATACTCGTTAGGTACTGTTCAGGATATTACGCAGCAAATGCATTACCAAATTCGTTTAGAAAACAGTGAAAATACCCTCAAGTATTTACTAAAAATGAGTCCGATTGCTGTCCGAATAGCAAAAAATGAAGGTCAAGAAGTTATTTTCGCCAATGAAGCGTATGCCCGTCTCATTCAGGCTGATGTTTCTGACGTTTTAGGGAAAAATCCAAAAAATTATTATGCTGATCAAGAAAAATATCATGAAATCGTCTCTCAAATCAAAAACAATGAAATCATTTATAACCAATTGGTAGAACTATCTGTCAACAATGAAACCATTTGGGTATTGGCTTCTTATATGCCGATAGAATTTGAAGGAATATCATGTGTATTGGGATGGTTCTATGATATTACCAAAGAAAAAAATCTGCAAACCAAATTAATGGAACATTCACAGCGACTCGAATACTTAGCCCATTATGATGCACTCACAGGTTTGCCTAATCGAATTTTGGAATCGGACCGTCTGTACCAAGGAATGATTCAAACCCTACGACGAGGAAAGCAATTGGCTGTGCTCTATCTTGATCTTGATGGGTTTAAAGCGGTAAACGATAACTATGGACATCCTGTCGGAGATCAATTGCTTATAGCTCTTTCAGCGCGGATGAAACAATCATTACGAGAGGGAGATACCCTCTCACGATTAGGCGGAGATGAGTTTGTCGCTATTCTCGTGGATTTAGATGATATGTCAGCCGCATTGCCGATTATTGGAAGGCTTCTCGAAGCAGCAAGCCAACCCATTCATCTGGGTGATTTAGTGATTCAAGTCTCTGCCAGTATTGGAGTAACTTTTTTTCCGCAAGATGATGAAGTGAACGGGGATCAGCTAATCCGTCAGGCAGATCAGGCAATGTATGTAGCTAAGCAATCGGGTAAAAACCGTTACCATGTTTTTGATTCTAAACAGGATCAGGCAATACTTACTTTAGAATGA
- a CDS encoding substrate-binding domain-containing protein — translation MDKLTPRVIVLLLFLLSFLTLVLFFGYTVTQENDAVKTPLFSSENSPLVLTKPPVEKKLAYIVSDTRIPFWSIMGRGVQKSADTLGYKLEIYSAENSPKRELEFVAKAIRENVSGIIVSPTTSSACTTILKLASSSNIPVVISDIGTDGGDYVSYISSDNKQGAYQIGNILAKQMLQRDWSDGRVGIIAIPQKRLNGQARTAGFMQAMDEAHIKSADIKQQSTFSYQETYNYSKELMANHPNLRAIWLQGSDRYQGALDAIAHSGKKEKILLLTFDAEPEFIDLISKGVLVASAMQQPYLMGEKAVLSMDMHLKGQIVPKNQQLPVLAVSRENVHELFSVIQRNVLGIESKN, via the coding sequence ATGGACAAGCTTACCCCTAGAGTTATTGTATTGCTCCTTTTTTTACTCTCATTCCTCACGCTTGTCCTCTTCTTCGGTTACACTGTAACGCAAGAAAACGATGCAGTCAAAACACCCCTTTTTTCCTCGGAAAATTCACCATTAGTGCTCACTAAACCTCCGGTAGAAAAAAAATTAGCGTACATCGTTTCCGATACCAGAATCCCTTTTTGGTCCATCATGGGACGCGGTGTACAAAAAAGTGCCGATACACTCGGGTATAAACTTGAGATCTACAGTGCTGAAAATAGTCCGAAACGCGAACTGGAGTTTGTTGCAAAAGCGATTCGCGAAAATGTATCTGGAATTATTGTTTCACCTACCACTTCATCTGCGTGCACTACCATTCTAAAATTGGCATCCAGTTCAAATATCCCTGTCGTTATCTCTGATATCGGAACAGACGGGGGTGATTATGTCTCCTATATTTCTTCCGATAACAAACAAGGTGCCTACCAAATCGGGAATATTCTAGCCAAGCAAATGCTCCAGCGTGATTGGAGCGATGGAAGAGTCGGTATTATCGCAATCCCTCAAAAAAGGCTGAACGGTCAAGCGAGAACTGCCGGTTTTATGCAGGCGATGGATGAGGCGCATATCAAAAGTGCAGATATTAAACAGCAATCAACTTTTTCCTATCAAGAGACGTATAACTATTCAAAAGAATTGATGGCAAACCATCCCAACCTCCGTGCAATTTGGCTTCAGGGTTCAGATCGGTATCAGGGTGCGTTGGATGCTATAGCCCATTCAGGGAAAAAAGAGAAAATTCTCTTACTCACCTTTGATGCAGAACCTGAATTTATAGATCTCATTTCCAAAGGTGTCCTTGTAGCATCTGCGATGCAGCAGCCTTATTTGATGGGAGAAAAAGCTGTACTTAGCATGGATATGCATCTCAAAGGGCAAATAGTTCCAAAAAATCAACAGCTTCCTGTACTGGCAGTTTCTCGTGAAAATGTCCACGAGCTGTTCAGCGTTATCCAAAGAAATGTTTTAGGTATTGAGAGCAAAAATTAA
- a CDS encoding EAL domain-containing protein, with product MINTAAISLLLILSLFIAIHFFILKPISDIIDVISNSDKDGIPIELFPEYDSQEIFALSSTMNTMITSIRASKIALLEQHNKLREQKNALQYQATHDALTGLANRILFTERLEHLIDKSKDNNTQMALLFVDLDHFKEINDSLGHEAGDKVLRIVTQRLNTTIHNKEALARFGGDEFTVIVEGKEQVEEAPLLADKILKILSEPIIVEHHELYVGCSIGVSLFPDNGDTAQDLLKYADAAMYAAKNEGRNNIRYYSSEMTARALERVVMDTSLRTALKNEEFIVYYQPQINGKTNTLVGMEALVRWQSPSIGLVSPAAFIPIAESTGLIVELDRFVMKSAMTQMAQWYKEGLNPGILAMNLTIKQLQQKDFIDYFKNLITETGCKVECLELEVTEDQIMTNPDEAIDILKQLSATGVKIAVDDFGTGYSSLSYLKKLPINKLKIDQSFISGLPNNEEDAAIAKAIVALAQSLNLEIIAEGVETLEQKEFLVQNGCENIQGYLYSKPIPADKMKEVFLIINES from the coding sequence TTGATCAATACCGCAGCGATCTCTTTACTTTTGATTTTATCTCTTTTCATCGCCATACATTTTTTCATTTTAAAACCGATATCGGATATTATCGATGTTATCAGCAACAGTGATAAAGACGGTATCCCTATAGAATTGTTTCCAGAGTATGATTCACAAGAAATTTTTGCCCTCTCATCCACAATGAACACCATGATTACGTCGATAAGAGCCTCGAAGATAGCCCTTCTTGAACAGCATAATAAACTCAGAGAACAAAAAAATGCCCTCCAATATCAGGCTACACATGATGCCCTTACAGGTCTGGCAAATAGAATTTTGTTTACTGAACGGCTTGAACATCTAATCGATAAATCTAAAGACAATAATACTCAAATGGCACTTCTCTTTGTTGATCTCGACCATTTTAAAGAGATCAATGATTCGCTTGGACATGAAGCGGGTGATAAAGTTTTACGGATTGTGACACAAAGGCTGAATACAACTATTCACAACAAAGAGGCCCTTGCGCGATTTGGCGGTGATGAGTTTACGGTGATTGTCGAAGGGAAGGAACAAGTAGAAGAAGCTCCTTTGCTTGCCGACAAAATTCTCAAAATTCTATCCGAACCGATTATTGTTGAACATCACGAACTTTATGTAGGATGCAGTATCGGTGTCAGCCTCTTTCCTGATAACGGCGATACGGCTCAAGATCTCCTAAAATATGCCGATGCAGCGATGTATGCCGCTAAAAATGAGGGTAGAAACAACATTCGCTACTACAGTTCTGAAATGACAGCCAGAGCACTTGAACGCGTTGTTATGGATACAAGTTTGCGGACTGCACTCAAAAATGAGGAGTTTATTGTTTATTATCAACCGCAAATAAATGGCAAAACCAATACTCTCGTAGGGATGGAAGCTTTGGTACGATGGCAAAGCCCATCAATCGGCCTCGTTTCTCCTGCCGCTTTTATCCCGATTGCCGAATCAACGGGGCTGATTGTCGAACTGGATCGATTTGTAATGAAAAGTGCCATGACCCAAATGGCTCAATGGTACAAAGAGGGATTGAACCCTGGGATTTTAGCGATGAATCTCACCATCAAACAGCTTCAACAAAAAGATTTCATCGATTATTTTAAGAATCTTATTACGGAAACAGGATGCAAGGTAGAGTGTCTTGAGCTTGAAGTGACAGAAGATCAAATCATGACCAACCCAGATGAAGCGATCGATATTTTAAAACAGCTCAGTGCTACAGGGGTAAAAATAGCGGTTGATGATTTTGGAACAGGATATTCTTCCCTCTCCTACCTCAAAAAACTGCCTATCAATAAACTCAAAATAGACCAATCCTTTATCAGCGGACTGCCGAACAATGAAGAAGATGCCGCTATCGCAAAAGCGATTGTAGCACTGGCACAAAGTTTGAATTTGGAAATTATCGCCGAAGGGGTTGAAACTCTTGAACAAAAAGAGTTTTTGGTACAAAACGGATGTGAAAACATTCAGGGTTATTTGTATTCCAAACCGATACCGGCAGATAAAATGAAAGAAGTTTTTTTAATCATTAATGAGTCATGA
- a CDS encoding restriction endonuclease, producing the protein MQKSILYKRKLYLAVTIYIIALVAIYLFYGFVLSIYFALTVVLLAYFINIIVNFAELKFDEKDQSIQQKEEEKNQLARVHKNEIEAVMSFLEKERQKIHEIKTDAINEVQISTNKEIEKIRLEAEERITILQESEQSKLQEIEQKYKDQIIELEKAQSSKNGWIPKEEWLKLQKEKEEKGRLYELRVGEHFERDGYEVEYRGISLGKRDGGIDLIARKEAEIILIQCKNWKGNIKIKQADIRKFYGDCSKYIEDNLLSRDEVQYRYIIPSRGLLDYQAERFFIENHTRIRYVLIEAQN; encoded by the coding sequence ATGCAAAAAAGTATCCTCTACAAACGAAAATTATATTTAGCAGTGACAATTTATATTATTGCATTAGTAGCAATTTATTTATTTTATGGATTCGTATTATCTATTTATTTTGCACTAACAGTAGTATTGTTGGCATATTTCATAAATATCATTGTTAATTTTGCAGAGTTAAAGTTTGACGAAAAAGATCAATCGATACAGCAAAAAGAAGAAGAAAAAAATCAACTAGCGCGTGTTCATAAAAATGAAATAGAAGCAGTTATGAGCTTCTTAGAAAAAGAACGTCAAAAAATCCATGAAATAAAAACTGATGCAATTAATGAGGTTCAAATATCTACAAATAAAGAAATAGAAAAGATTAGACTTGAGGCAGAAGAACGGATTACAATACTGCAAGAGTCTGAACAATCCAAGCTCCAAGAGATCGAGCAAAAATACAAAGATCAGATTATCGAACTGGAAAAAGCGCAATCATCTAAAAATGGATGGATACCAAAAGAAGAGTGGCTAAAACTCCAAAAAGAAAAAGAAGAAAAAGGACGCTTGTACGAGCTTAGAGTTGGAGAACATTTTGAACGCGATGGTTATGAAGTTGAATACAGAGGAATTAGCTTGGGCAAAAGAGATGGAGGGATTGATCTAATCGCTAGAAAAGAAGCAGAAATTATCTTGATCCAATGCAAAAATTGGAAAGGCAACATAAAAATAAAACAAGCTGATATCCGAAAGTTTTACGGTGACTGTTCAAAATATATTGAGGATAATTTACTATCACGTGATGAGGTTCAATATAGATATATAATACCTTCAAGAGGTTTACTTGATTATCAAGCTGAACGATTCTTTATAGAGAATCATACACGGATTCGATATGTTTTAATTGAGGCACAAAATTAA